Proteins encoded within one genomic window of Halalkalibacillus sediminis:
- a CDS encoding class I SAM-dependent methyltransferase has protein sequence MNWVKDFYQKQYKWMDSTSEEKDHFELQVERIDTLKSYSNSTNQTILELGAGEGYFAIAAAQAGYNITVIELIPEAVNTIKHLVQKYKVKDKVTVIEGDFYEVKLDRKFDIIFYWDGFGIGEDEDQIRLLSRIKEWMQPSGVVMIDIYTPWYWAKANGERMKLPKIEREYGFNAFNCRMIDTWWPLNQEERKVTQSLRCYSPADLKLLLKEVDLQLITCEPGGSFDYDSWVYIKKAPLHQCMNYLATITL, from the coding sequence ATGAATTGGGTAAAAGATTTTTATCAGAAGCAATACAAATGGATGGATTCAACAAGTGAGGAAAAAGATCACTTTGAGTTACAAGTTGAGAGAATTGATACACTTAAAAGTTATTCGAATAGTACTAATCAAACAATTCTTGAACTTGGGGCTGGTGAAGGTTATTTCGCGATTGCTGCTGCCCAAGCTGGTTACAACATAACTGTTATCGAATTAATTCCGGAAGCAGTAAACACAATCAAGCATCTTGTCCAAAAATATAAGGTCAAAGACAAAGTTACCGTCATTGAAGGGGACTTCTATGAAGTTAAGTTGGATAGAAAATTCGATATTATCTTTTATTGGGATGGTTTCGGCATTGGAGAAGATGAGGATCAAATTAGGCTATTGTCTAGAATAAAAGAATGGATGCAACCAAGCGGTGTGGTAATGATTGATATTTACACTCCTTGGTATTGGGCTAAGGCAAATGGCGAAAGAATGAAGCTCCCTAAAATTGAAAGGGAGTATGGTTTCAATGCATTCAATTGCAGAATGATTGATACTTGGTGGCCTTTAAATCAGGAGGAAAGAAAAGTCACTCAATCTTTGAGATGTTATTCACCGGCTGACCTAAAACTTTTATTAAAAGAAGTCGATTTGCAATTAATTACTTGTGAACCTGGTGGCTCATTCGATTATGACTCTTGGGTCTATATTAAAAAAGCACCCTTGCATCAATGTATGAATTATTTAGCTACTATTACACTCTAA